TCACAGATGAGCCATGGCTTATTCTGTGAAAGAGAAACCTTTGATTTGATCTCTGagttttgtttctctttgtcCGCTTAGGTAACATGAACATAATATTGCTGCTAGCCACCGGCTGGCTTTCAAGAGCAAGACAATAAACCCGAATAACATAGCATTTCTCTCGGTCCCCTTAAAACAGACCTGGGATTGGTTTATTCTTCCCCGGTACTTACCCTGCAATCAGTAGCTCATGCCATAGTGTTCCCCACTCCAGTGAGACAGCAGTTTTCAAATTGCTGTTTGCTTTCTGGGTTTATTATTTCTGGCAACAGTAGCTAAAATAAGTTCCACCTGTTCCCCTTATTGCAGTTGTAATTGAACCCTATTCTCTTGTTATCCAGGGCAGCATTATGATTGGTTTAAAATAATGGCCTATTTTAATTTGGAGCCTGCATACAAAATCAGTATATCCTCATGAGTGTAGGCTTTAAGAATGTGGTGTGTTATagttgcatgcatgcatattttttagctgctatgtacagtatagtatgtgtctgatgtgttttgttgtgtgtatgtgattatCGGTAATGTATAGTATATGTGCCTGagtgttttgttgtgtatttgtGATTATCGGTCCTGTATAGTATATGTGCTTgagtgttttgttgtgtgtttgtgatttctAAATGCTGGTGTCCTGCAAACAGGAAGCCCAGAAGAAGGACAAGCATCTGCTGAAATTCCCTGAGAAGCTCGTGCACGTTCAGAGTGCAGCTCGGTACGTTCCCCACTTTCACTCAGTAAACTGGTTCCACCATTTTATTTAGCACCTCTGCATAGACTCCACTCGCATTAATACAGACAGGTGTAAGTATACCTGTCATACATCTTGAAGGCAGGCTCCTCTGGAAGGGAAAAACATGACCTGAAATGCAGACAATGAAAGTAAGTAAATAACGATTAAGACTgcttaattgtattttaatttaataagaattaaatctttatttataaacacaatTGAGCAATGGATTATGGGAGTGCTGACTCTCTGGATCCAAAATATTCCTTTATGCTGGGGCATATTTGTTCTCAGTATCCAGACATGTCTTTTAACAGTAACTGATTTGATCTGAAACCAGGGTGTTTGATCGAATGCAAGCATGTTAATACAGTATAAATCAACAACAGTGAAGACCACTCCCCTGGATACCAGGAACAGTCAATTCCCCATCAAATGTTCTTATTTCCCATTGGTTGCCTTTAAGAGCACGGTGTTGTCCGTGAGCTTATCTGTGCTCTGCGGGGCTGTGTCTGAGTGACAGGTGCGAGCCGCGCAAAGTGCCTCGGTCCCGTGCCGGCCAGCTTGCCGCCGGCGCTTTAATTTTGCGTCCTGTCCCCTCCTCAGGATGTCCTTGGAGAGCGTGGAAGCCGAGTTCCAGTCCCTGCACAGCCGGACGCAGTCCGTGGAGGCCAAGGTCCAGAAGGACGGCGagctgaagctgcagctggATGAGTTCCTGCAGGTGAGACTGGCTTATGGGTCATGGCTGAAGGAGAAGGTCGAGTGAATGCTGTGGCAGTGGGTGTGGAAGTGTGCGTATGacagtgggtgtgggtgggtgtgtgcccCAGTAAAGTAGTTGCTTATGTGTACCTTGGTGTGTTCATGTTAAAGTGAATTTGTGTGTTCTTAATTTGATGGTAAATATTTCTGCATGTTGGTGCAGTGGTAGTTACAGGTAGGTGCAGTGGTAGTGTGCGTTGGTGTGATAAATgttgaaacatatttttatgtcatttttgtcatggtTTATTTGGTGGTGTTTGacttatatttatgtattaggggtgatgggggtgggtgAAATTTGGTGTGAGTGGGAATGTGTTCACATTCGCAGTTGCAATATCTGACTGCGCttggtgacctttgacccctcagAGCTGGTCGAGAGTCCTGGAGGACCTGAAGAAGCGCCGGACGGACCTCCGGCAGGAAGGAAACGCGCTCATCGACTTCTTCTGCGAGGACAAAGACACCGTCAAACTGGACGACTGCTTCAGGATATTCCAAGACTTCTGCCTCAAATTCAAAAAGGCCGTCCAGGTCAGAGCACGATTTCGTGTCGACTGTCACCAACAAGTTAATAAGTGTGCGATCGGTGCCCGGAATGTTCCATAAACAAGTTTGTCTTGCTGGTATCGTGTGGCGCTTGCGTGGAGGAAACAGGCCGTGATGTGCCATTAAATCACTCTTCCGCTTCTTTCCCGGAGTTAGAAATGAACTTTGATTTCTTGCACAGCGGTCATGTTAAAACATTAAACCGCTGTGTGGGTTTGATTGTCCTGCCATCCAGGTATTTCTGTGGTACAATCTGGTGCAAATGCGATCACTGCAGTCAGTGAGTAAATGGCTGCCTCTGATCCGATTATGACTGCTTCTAATCTGATTTTTATGATTCGTGTGATTCGATTTGCATTATTATGACTTGCTGCATCTGTAAACAGGAAACGTATGCATGTATCTTTCGATGAGATAATATCTTTATGTTGTCTAATTGGGTAATGATATAATTGTAAGTTCTGATGCTGGTCTCGTGTCAGTTGCAACATGTGTGGTGTGGTCATCTTATGGCCTGATTTAAGACCTGTAGCAGATGCAAAACGTTTTAGCTCACGTAAAACTAATAACaaaaccaatgattggtgcaaaacaaataccatgaccagtCATTGGccatgttatttgttttgtgtgtgctaaaaggttttgcacatgctaaaggtcttgaATCTGGCCATAAGGtaaccacaccacacatgctGAAACTCAGGCTCTGAGTTAATGTTAGTAACGCCCTCTGCTGGTGTGACTTGTGTAGGACAACTGGGAGCGGGAGCTGAAGGAGGCGACCAAGCAGCGGCGTTtgcgggagctggaggagaagcgGCACTCGTGGGCGGGCAACGCCGACCAGGGCGGCGGCTTCGGCCGCAGCAGCAGCGAGAACGACGTGGAGACGCTGACCAGGGAGGGGCTGCTGGACTTCCTGCAGCAGCGGCCCCGGAGCCCCAACAGCCCGCAGGGCCGCTCGTCCAGCGCCCGCCGCCACCGGAgcaccaccaccgccgccgctgccgaCCGCGAGCTGCGCAGCTTCCTGGAGCTCGCCGCCGACGCCAACGGCGACGCCGACGGGAGGTTCCTCAGCCtggcccgccccgcccgctccccGGTCAAGGGCACCCCGGGCTCGCCGCGGGAAGGCCCCGACCGTCGCGTAGACGGCGACCGCCGCAGCGCCTTCTCCAGGCCCTCGTTCGTGCTCGGCGACGACCTGGAGAGGAACGTCTTCCTGAAGGCGGCGGCTGGCGGTCGGGGACAGATGAACGTGAGCGTCGAAAAGCACACCCTGGTACCCGGGCTCCAGCCGTTTGACTTCGTCGCCCCTGGCAACGACGGTAACAGTAACGCGCGCTCGGCCGACAGGGGAGATGTGGTCGTCACCGATTTGGAGACCTTGGACTCTCCTCCTTCCGGGACGGGTTCAGGCCCGAGCAGAGGGTCAACAGCAGGGCGGGACGATAAAACGGACACGTCCACAGGTCCGGAGCAGGAGGGGAGCAGCACATCCTCCTCGATGGCCCATAACCCCCCTCCAGCACTAGACCCTTCAGTGTCAAACAAACAGCCTGCCCCCCACTTCCTGGACTGCACCGACACGGACTGCTCCGTGATCCTGGACTACTCTGAAACGGACTCTCCTGTTTCCAGGGGGGGTACCGCTGCTGACATGCGGACTCTGGTGAACGACAGTCGCAGTAACCTTAACGCCCAGAACTCAGCTTCATCCGTGTCCACCAATGAGCATTCAGTGTCTGCATCCACCAATGAGAAATCAGTGTCTGCCTCCACCAATGAGAAATCAGTGTCTGAATCCACCAATGAGCAATTAGTGCCTGCATTCACCAATGACCAATCAGTGTCCTCATCCGCCAATGAGCAATCAGTGTCTACATCCATCAATGAGAAGGCAACATCCCCTCCCTCCAATGACCATGTAGTATCTATATCCACCTATGAACACCCTGCCTCTGCCTCCTCCAGCAAGGACTTGGTGATGTCATCAACCAAAGAGAAGCCTGCATCTACGTTAACCAATGACCAGTCAGCTTCTCCTTCCATAAATAAGCTCTCAGCGTCTGCACCCACTAATGATCAGGCTGAACCTCAATCCACCAATGACGACCCTGAGTCTGTTCAATCGTCCTCCAAAGACAACACAAACAAGGGCAAACAGGTGGGTGAGAAACACCACAAGCCTGCCACTAAGAACCCTGGGAATGGCAGTAAAACCCGGTCAATAAGAACGTTGACCACCTCTGAGAACCAGAGCATGCGCAAGGTGGTGCCCATCTCGAAGGTGAACCGCTCG
The nucleotide sequence above comes from Anguilla rostrata isolate EN2019 chromosome 7, ASM1855537v3, whole genome shotgun sequence. Encoded proteins:
- the LOC135259743 gene encoding FH2 domain-containing protein 1-like is translated as MRVMNSPSLANEKQNCNGGSRAADSMPAPPPVSVLCGPPAPAPPPPPPPPPPPPPPPSVPPPPPPPPPGAGNPVPGQRKKKRVRSFFWKTIPEEKVRAKPNIWTLATRQQQQYQIDVRTIEELFGQQEEARSGGGLSRGDRSKDSIKETKKEICILDSKRGMNVGIFLKQFRKSNQAIVEAIRFGKSAPFGPEPLRDLLKLLPDEDELKKLRAFQGDADSLSLADSFVYLLIQVPSFDLRIEAMVLKEEFVPLSSVMSKEIDIMRTAMKELMSCEELHAILHLVLQAGNIMNAGGYAGNAVGFKLSSLLSLADTKANKPGMNLLHFVALEAQKKDKHLLKFPEKLVHVQSAARMSLESVEAEFQSLHSRTQSVEAKVQKDGELKLQLDEFLQSWSRVLEDLKKRRTDLRQEGNALIDFFCEDKDTVKLDDCFRIFQDFCLKFKKAVQDNWERELKEATKQRRLRELEEKRHSWAGNADQGGGFGRSSSENDVETLTREGLLDFLQQRPRSPNSPQGRSSSARRHRSTTTAAAADRELRSFLELAADANGDADGRFLSLARPARSPVKGTPGSPREGPDRRVDGDRRSAFSRPSFVLGDDLERNVFLKAAAGGRGQMNVSVEKHTLVPGLQPFDFVAPGNDGNSNARSADRGDVVVTDLETLDSPPSGTGSGPSRGSTAGRDDKTDTSTGPEQEGSSTSSSMAHNPPPALDPSVSNKQPAPHFLDCTDTDCSVILDYSETDSPVSRGGTAADMRTLVNDSRSNLNAQNSASSVSTNEHSVSASTNEKSVSASTNEKSVSESTNEQLVPAFTNDQSVSSSANEQSVSTSINEKATSPPSNDHVVSISTYEHPASASSSKDLVMSSTKEKPASTLTNDQSASPSINKLSASAPTNDQAEPQSTNDDPESVQSSSKDNTNKGKQVGEKHHKPATKNPGNGSKTRSIRTLTTSENQSMRKVVPISKVNRSGGAAGRAERAGGQENARRSPQDHGAPARRTESLRVMSPRPSLPLEDQKARKAPQAGDQTPRGPSFRKPAVKPGRTAPRPPPEEKMCRSTMRALALAQGGGSAPPTPAHAPKAALPGFARNTVASSSRWMKKDSGPSSTPSTPSKTAALARTGSLRHAPNRVAPAGGQLAPGDGETTQGPLRRSPSTRVYSRTVSPSETPPSPRDHSRKFSSGLSDKSVHSKDSASSNTLKPTWK